In Maridesulfovibrio ferrireducens, a genomic segment contains:
- a CDS encoding conserved phage C-terminal domain-containing protein → MTTKEKINLIYNELKEIVGLEILEVKTLQFLQRLKKKEEATKSPKGDFEKRGINAGIYKQIVEELNQKAGKLYRWNTTETKALIRARLNDGFSPEDFRKVIFIKTKQWLGDEKFTPYLRPKTLFSSKFEGYLQEWYAYQKKLDQQKAEFEKAKRIERGEADPEISPEERKSQIAWEKKKERLIAEATPEDWQDYYHNEKLFKKKAYTHGIKDPFIRNLFAYYLDKKEKEKNGGENLHRPTEEAHTKTRRHEEEEDLHTN, encoded by the coding sequence ATGACCACCAAAGAGAAGATTAACCTGATATATAATGAATTGAAAGAGATTGTAGGGCTTGAAATCCTGGAAGTCAAGACCCTGCAATTTCTGCAGAGGTTGAAGAAGAAAGAAGAAGCCACTAAATCCCCTAAAGGGGACTTTGAGAAGAGGGGGATAAATGCGGGTATATATAAACAGATAGTGGAAGAGCTTAACCAAAAGGCAGGGAAGCTTTATCGCTGGAATACTACAGAGACAAAGGCCTTAATTAGAGCCAGGTTGAATGATGGCTTTAGTCCTGAAGACTTTAGAAAGGTGATATTTATTAAAACAAAACAGTGGTTGGGAGATGAGAAGTTTACTCCTTACTTGCGACCTAAAACTTTGTTTAGTAGTAAATTTGAGGGATATTTGCAAGAATGGTATGCTTACCAGAAGAAACTTGATCAGCAGAAAGCTGAGTTTGAGAAAGCAAAGAGGATTGAGAGAGGAGAAGCTGATCCTGAAATAAGTCCGGAAGAAAGAAAGTCACAAATTGCCTGGGAGAAAAAGAAAGAAAGACTAATAGCTGAAGCTACTCCTGAAGACTGGCAAGATTATTATCACAATGAAAAGCTATTTAAAAAGAAAGCTTATACTCATGGGATTAAGGACCCTTTTATTAGAAATCTGTTTGCTTATTATTTAGATAAGAAGGAAAAAGAGAAGAATGGCGGAGAGAATCTCCACCGTCCGACAGAAGAGGCTCACACGAAGACACGAAGGCACGAAGAAGAAGAAGACCTTCACACGAATTAA
- a CDS encoding helix-turn-helix domain-containing protein, with protein sequence MSLAQEKTIKNYIYQMRTAFSLQEVHENTDVPKTSAFRILHKLLENGELEKTGASVSPQRYRAVLRAPKSPKGDFDKRAERISTVRQEEVEEKAEKLGVSTRTVYRIERRGYVKAPECEKSNKPDRYLHLDEVVELVRGKGLFTASEVVEAMDCRLEQAIGALDTLVSMGKIEKKTHEQFAVRYQYVENRRIS encoded by the coding sequence ATGTCACTAGCACAAGAGAAAACAATAAAAAACTATATTTATCAGATGCGAACAGCATTTTCACTTCAGGAAGTTCATGAGAATACAGATGTTCCTAAGACTTCAGCATTTCGGATATTACATAAACTGTTGGAGAATGGAGAGCTTGAAAAGACAGGTGCTTCTGTTAGTCCACAGAGGTATAGGGCGGTGTTAAGAGCCCCTAAATCCCCTAAAGGGGACTTTGATAAGAGGGCGGAGAGAATCTCCACCGTCCGACAAGAAGAGGTTGAGGAAAAGGCTGAGAAATTGGGTGTTTCTACCAGGACTGTTTATCGGATAGAAAGAAGAGGATATGTTAAAGCTCCAGAGTGTGAAAAAAGTAATAAGCCAGATAGATATCTTCATCTTGATGAAGTGGTAGAACTTGTCAGGGGAAAGGGTTTATTTACTGCTTCTGAAGTAGTTGAGGCTATGGACTGTAGACTAGAACAAGCTATTGGAGCTTTGGATACTCTTGTCTCGATGGGCAAAATTGAGAAGAAAACGCATGAACAATTTGCAGTTAGATATCAATATGTTGAAAATAGGAGGATATCATGA
- a CDS encoding ParB N-terminal domain-containing protein — protein sequence MVQANEDWYDKRITLTVDNLRLWPNNPRFDETDLETTRDFAKCISESKIDKSSFFNLIQSIIQNGFVNIEPIVVFKYKNNDKYYVAEGNRRVLALKLLRNPKFAPKSIRSYISAASKKINRDSIKKIKVIVSPSLSDAQWYIGQRNNISTIKQSWTKLQQCRWVAELAKDVNNDLNLIRKTAQLSTSEILRVLRINAFNKLINTELMQEVLSHEEISIMQSRNFPVSIIERFYDSSIVQDRWGIKFDGPNIRIYNFVDFIISYAELLRRVISKNNELIKIDTRTITTHIEEILDSLPSIDLSIKNSQYTLNIFEDIVFGDEIIETFEETIEEEEQTNEQKFSKNEHVHKESKRSPLLNNTKRNRLVPENVTVNTGNARIQDLFNELKGCPIQGRENIIAISLRVLFELVVLDYLIRENLDSGLLSKHNKTDLSYIGLKDRLVYIRTLKKKNKKVTKIINGLLRPENDYSIDTLNIYMHSEQTYAITRERLVCFFDYLFPLLQEFLVLTVHR from the coding sequence ATGGTACAAGCAAATGAAGATTGGTATGACAAAAGAATAACTTTAACAGTCGATAACTTGAGGTTATGGCCCAATAACCCTAGATTTGATGAAACCGATCTTGAAACAACTCGTGATTTTGCAAAATGTATTTCTGAAAGTAAGATTGATAAAAGTAGTTTCTTTAACCTTATTCAATCAATAATACAAAATGGATTTGTAAATATTGAACCGATTGTAGTATTTAAATACAAAAATAATGATAAATATTATGTAGCTGAAGGTAATCGAAGAGTCCTAGCTTTAAAACTACTAAGAAATCCAAAATTTGCTCCAAAGAGTATAAGGAGTTACATTTCAGCAGCTTCAAAAAAAATTAACCGTGATTCGATTAAGAAAATTAAAGTAATTGTATCTCCATCACTAAGTGATGCTCAATGGTATATAGGGCAGAGAAACAATATTTCTACTATAAAGCAATCTTGGACAAAATTACAGCAATGTAGGTGGGTAGCTGAGTTAGCAAAGGATGTTAACAATGATTTAAATCTCATAAGAAAAACTGCTCAGTTGTCAACTTCAGAAATTTTAAGAGTACTCAGGATAAATGCATTTAATAAGCTTATTAATACAGAGCTTATGCAAGAAGTGTTATCTCACGAGGAAATCTCAATAATGCAATCAAGAAATTTTCCAGTTAGTATAATTGAAAGATTTTACGATTCATCAATTGTCCAAGATAGGTGGGGGATAAAGTTTGATGGTCCCAATATAAGAATATATAACTTTGTAGATTTTATTATTTCATATGCAGAGTTGTTGAGAAGAGTTATTTCTAAAAATAATGAACTAATTAAAATCGACACAAGAACTATAACTACACACATTGAAGAGATTCTGGATAGCTTACCTTCAATAGATCTTTCTATTAAGAATTCACAATATACACTTAATATTTTTGAAGATATTGTTTTTGGTGATGAGATTATTGAAACTTTTGAGGAGACTATTGAAGAAGAAGAACAGACTAACGAGCAAAAATTTAGCAAAAACGAACATGTTCATAAAGAAAGTAAACGTTCACCCTTACTAAACAATACTAAGAGAAATAGATTAGTTCCCGAAAACGTTACTGTTAATACTGGTAATGCTAGAATTCAAGACTTGTTTAATGAACTAAAAGGATGTCCTATCCAAGGGAGAGAAAATATTATAGCTATCTCACTCAGAGTTTTATTTGAATTAGTTGTTTTAGATTACTTAATAAGGGAGAATCTAGACTCAGGACTCCTTTCAAAGCACAACAAAACAGATTTATCATATATAGGATTAAAAGACAGGTTAGTATATATAAGAACGTTAAAAAAAAAAAATAAAAAAGTCACTAAAATTATTAACGGTTTATTAAGACCAGAAAACGATTACTCAATTGATACTTTAAATATTTATATGCACAGTGAACAAACTTATGCAATAACTAGAGAAAGATTAGTTTGCTTTTTTGACTACCTGTTCCCATTACTACAAGAATTTTTAGTTTTAACGGTCCACAGATAG
- a CDS encoding DUF3164 family protein, producing MAEVIVDGRTKLWINPDGYEVPIRYIDKDDQNRDKLVTEVFSDVDKLVSDLTSFKSKLAKMVDDYLDSLAHKHNEKWKGNAVIMDFAEKYRIDVSISDKISFDNKLQIAKSKIDTYIKSLVKNAGKEIVMLINKAFNVDKKGNVDVKQILSLRTLKIEHLEWQEAMDLISEAIRIDSTKRYFNFKEKQDDGSWKSITLNFSAL from the coding sequence ATGGCAGAAGTAATAGTTGATGGAAGAACTAAATTATGGATAAATCCTGATGGCTATGAAGTACCAATCAGGTATATAGATAAAGATGATCAGAATAGAGACAAGCTGGTAACTGAAGTCTTTAGTGATGTTGATAAGCTGGTAAGTGATTTAACTTCATTCAAAAGCAAACTGGCAAAAATGGTGGATGATTACTTAGATTCATTAGCTCATAAACATAATGAGAAGTGGAAAGGCAATGCCGTGATTATGGACTTTGCTGAGAAATATAGAATTGATGTGAGTATTAGTGATAAAATTAGCTTCGATAATAAGCTACAGATTGCTAAATCTAAGATTGATACTTATATAAAAAGCTTAGTGAAGAATGCAGGCAAAGAGATTGTGATGCTGATAAATAAAGCCTTTAATGTAGATAAGAAGGGCAATGTTGATGTTAAACAGATTCTATCCCTTAGAACATTGAAAATCGAACACCTGGAATGGCAAGAAGCAATGGATCTAATTTCTGAAGCTATCAGGATTGATTCTACTAAGAGATATTTTAACTTCAAAGAAAAACAAGATGATGGGAGCTGGAAGTCTATTACTTTGAATTTTTCAGCACTGTAA